One Solanum lycopersicum chromosome 2, SLM_r2.1 genomic region harbors:
- the LOC101244827 gene encoding NEP1-interacting protein-like 1 yields MDFYAYPSRALPSSSSVSNFSIGDFVERVKYCFSFAVSTIVGNVFSAIFTFFFALVGTLLGAMTGALIGQETESGFVRGAAVGAISGAVFSLEVFESSLLLWQSDESGIGCLLYLIDVIASLLSGRLVRERIGPAMLSAVQSQMGAIESAYDEFPNIFDVGGAKGLPGDSVEKIPKIVITNDNDVDDSGERVSCSVCLQDFQRGETARCLPQCHHMFHLPCIDTWLLRHGSCPLCRRDL; encoded by the exons ATGGACTTTTATGCATACCCATCTCGTGCTTTGCCTTCATCATCCTCTGTTTCTAATTTTTCAATCGGAGATTTCGTTGAAAGGGTTAAATATTGTTTTAGCTTTGCCGTATCTACGATCGTCGGCAATGTATTCTCTGCAATCTTCACCTTTTTCTTTGCACTAG TGGGCACCTTATTAGGAGCAATGACTGGAGCTTTGATAGGGCAGGAGACAGAAAGTGGATTTGTTAGAGGTGCTGCAGTTGGTGCCATATCTGGTGCTGTTTTCTCTCTTGAAGTCTTTGAATCATCTCTATTACTATGGCAGTCTGATGAATCTGGTATTGGTTGTCTTCTTTACTTG ATTGATGTAATCGCGAGCCTATTAAGTGGTAGACTAGTTCGTGAGCGGATTGGTCCTGCAATGCTAAGTGCAGTACAGAGTCAG ATGGGAGCCATTGAATCTGCGTATGACGAGTTCCCTAACATTTTCGATGTAGGTGGGGCAAAGGGTTTACCTGGAGATTCTGTTGAAAAGATACCTAAGATTGTAATTACTAATGATAATGATGTGGATGATTCGGGAGAGAGAGTCTCCTGTTCAGTCTGCCTACAG GACTTCCAACGGGGAGAGACTGCTAGATGTTTACCACAATGTCATCACATGTTTCACCTTCCTTGCATCGATACATGGCTGTTGAGGCATGGATCTTGTCCACTGTGCAGAAGGGATCTGTAG
- the LOC101244544 gene encoding 15-cis-phytoene desaturase, chloroplastic/chromoplastic produces the protein MPPCLCLPATLPHPSSTLFSTRRRFPLLKPPYASSNIPVGSTSQPNTTGVIVIGGGLAGLAAAIRLQADNIPFLLLEASDAVGGRVRSDVVDGYTLDRGFQIFITGYPEARKVLDYDSLDLRKFYSGAQVYYGGRFHTVADPLRHFADALQSLTNPIGSVVDKLLIGLTRLKVLTQGDDEILSADEEPTMNLLKKIGFSDAILERFFRPFFGGIFFDRELETTSRLFNFIFKCLALGDNTLPAKGIAAIPEQLAAKLPSNSILFNTRVVSVDSGSDSSTKIRVTLQNGEMLESEFGVILAVEEPEAVKLLAGEKTGEVRQPVRSTVCLYFSADQGKVPVQDPVLLLNGSGKGIVNNMFFATNVAPSYAPAGKALVSVTLVGLYGDVADEDLVDRVVKELSGWFGESVVGSWGYLRMYRIGFAQPNQCPPTNLKKNPKVKPGLYICGDYVTSATFDGALVSGKKAAETLLQDKALVIV, from the coding sequence ATGCCGCCGTGTCTCTGCCTTCCCGCCACTCTCCCTCACCCTTCCTCAACTCTTTTCTCCACGCGCCGCCGCTTCCCACTACTAAAACCGCCGTATGCTTCCTCAAATATACCCGTTGGCTCAACTTCTCAGCCTAATACCACCGGAGTCATTGTCATCGGCGGCGGTTTAGCTGGCCTAGCAGCTGCCATTCGGCTTCAAGCTGACAACATCCCCTTTCTCCTTCTCGAAGCTTCTGATGCCGTTGGTGGTCGCGTTCGGTCCGATGTAGTTGACGGATATACCCTTGATCGTGGTTTCCAGATTTTCATTACTGGTTATCCTGAAGCCCGAAAAGTCCTTGATTATGACTCTTTAGACCTCAGAAAATTCTATTCGGGGGCTCAGGTTTACTATGGTGGTCGTTTCCACACCGTTGCTGATCCTCTCCGGCATTTCGCAGATGCACTGCAATCTTTAACTAACCCAATTGGTTCAGTTGTGGATAAATTACTTATAGGATTGACTAGATTGAAAGTTTTGACGCAAGGtgatgatgaaatattgagTGCTGATGAAGAACCTACGATGAATTTATTAAAGAAGATCGGTTTTTCTGATGCAATATTGGAAAGGTTCTTTCGACCGTTTTTTGGTGGAATTTTCTTCGATAGAGAGCTTGAAACAACGTCGCGGCTGttcaatttcatcttcaaaTGCCTAGCTCTTGGTGACAACACACTTCCGGCGAAGGGCATTGCGGCCATTCCGGAACAGTTGGCGGCAAAACTGCCGTCGAATTCAATATTGTTCAATACACGTGTTGTTTCCGTTGATTCAGGATCGGATTCCAGCACAAAAATAAGAGTGACACTACAAAATGGGGAAATGTTGGAAAGTGAATTTGGGGTAATATTGGCAGTTGAAGAGCCTGAAGCTGTCAAGTTGTTGGCGGGAGAAAAAACCGGTGAGGTTCGGCAACCGGTTCGGAGCACAgtatgtttgtatttttcagCTGACCAAGGCAAAGTTCCGGTGCAGGATCCGGTTCTTCTTCTTAACGGATCGGGTAAAGGTATCGTTAATAACATGTTCTTCGCGACCAATGTGGCTCCCTCTTATGCTCCGGCAGGGAAGGCACTGGTTTCTGTCACGCTTGTGGGGCTTTATGGTGATGTGGCAGATGAGGATTTGGTGGATCGGGTCGTGAAGGAGCTATCGGGTTGGTTTGGGGAGTCGGTAGTTGGGTCATGGGGTTACTTGAGGATGTACAGGATCGGGTTTGCCCAACCGAACCAATGCCCACCCACTAACTTGAAGAAGAACCCGAAAGTGAAACCGGGCTTGTACATTTGTGGAGATTATGTGACTAGCGCTACTTTTGATGGAGCTTTAGTTTCTGGGAAAAAAGCAGCAGAAACTTTGTTACAAGATAAAGCTCTGGTTATTGTATAG
- the LOC101265703 gene encoding probable serine/threonine-protein kinase PBL11 → MSRGFFQSQQHIWGGVSAGILIILFGSIFFCFKRKLFACFRLPKNQKGTLKAEQLMLKLFQLEQLQKATNNFSQECLVGSGAFGNVYRGTFDGEGTLAIKKAHTELYTTTEEFENEIRLVSKVKHKNLVSLVGFCQGAGPKGAKILVYEYVPNGSLLDYIMGRGGRSLTWRQRVRIAIGAAKGIAHLHEGIRPSIIHRDIKPSNILVGENFEVKVSDFGLVKSGPVGDQSHVSSQIKGTPGYLDPAYCTSLQLTPFTDVYSYGVILLQLVAARPVVEKTRGHPNYHIIDWARPSLERGSIDEIIDANLLMEECNMEMMLKMGQLGLKCVVKVPKQRPTMTQVLQELESAFFSAENIMHKQPSIGSFKLASLSSQSLVRGSHRMKQLDYSQSSVSMDGIRLQKFYMDIDGLSFGSPKLRCLDTYSIGFEDDSFELTGTSQETSTSGNEELRLNI, encoded by the exons ATGAGTAGAGGTTTCTTTCAAAGTCAGCAACACATATGGGGAGGAGTATCAGCAGGAATTTTGATAATATTGTttggttcaatttttttctGCTTCAAGAGAAAGCTTTTTGCATGCTTTAGGTTACCGAAGAACCAAAAAG GAACACTAAAAGCTGAACAGCTGATGTTGAAGCTGTTCCAGTTGGAACAATTACAGAAGGCAACTAATAATTTCAGTCAAGAGTGTCTGGTTGGTTCTGGTGCGTTTGGGAATGTCTATCGAGGAACATTTGATGGGGAGGGAACACTAGCTATAAAGAAGGCACATACTGAGTTATACACAACTACTGAAGAGTTTGAAAATG AGATCAGGTTGGTCTCGAAAGTGAAGCACAAAAATCTCGTTAGCTTGGTGGGATTCTGCCAAGGAGCTG GACCAAAGGGAGCAAAAATTCTGGTGTATGAGTATGTTCCAAACGGCTCTCTGTTAGACTACATCATGG GGAGGGGCGGAAGGAGCTTAACATGGAGGCAGAGAGTGAGGATAGCTATTGGAGCTGCTAAAG GGATAGCTCATCTGCATGAAGGAATCAGACCAAGTATAATTCATCGGGACATAAAACCGAGCAATATCTTAGTAGGAGAAAATTTTGAAGTCAAGGTCTCAGATTTTGGGCTAGTGAAATCAGGTCCTGTTGGGGATCAATCACATGTTAGCAGTCAGATAAAGGGCACACCAGGGTACCTTGACCCTGCCTACTGTACGTCTCTCCAGTTGACTCCGTTTACTGATGTCTACAGCTATGGTGTTATACTACTGCAACTTGTTGCAGCTAGACCTGTAGTCGAGAAAACTAGAGGCCATCCTAATTATCACATTATAGATTGG GCAAGACCTAGCTTAGAACGAGGAAGCATCGATGAAATAATAGATGCTAATCTCTTAATGGAGGAATGCAACATGGAGATGATGTTGAAAATGGGACAACTTGGTCTGAAATGTGTGGTGAAAGTTCCCAAACAAAGGCCTACCATGACTCAAGTATTGCAAGAACTGGAGTCTGCCTTCTTTTCTgcagaaaatatcatgcataaaCAACCGTCAATTGGCTCCTTTAAATTAGCTAGCTTGTCAAGCCAATCACTCGTAAGGGGAAGCCATAGAATGAAACAACTTGATTATTCTCAAAGCTCAGTTAGCATGGACGGCATTAGATTGCAGAAATTTTACATGGACATAGATGGCCTATCCTTTGGGAGTCCAAAGTTGAGATGCTTAGATACCTATAgtataggctttgaagatgacTCATTTGAGCTGACAGGAACTTCCCAGGAAACAAGCACAAGTGGAAACGAAGAGCTTAGGCTtaacatataa
- the LOC101244247 gene encoding probable protein phosphatase 2C 60: MLSRLINFLKACCRSSADRYVHSATDSAGRQDGLFWYKDSGQHLLGEFSMAVVQANNLLEDQSQIESGSLSLLDSGPYGTFVGVYDGHGGPETSRYINDHLFQNLKRSAAEQNSMSVDVIRKAFQATEEGFISLVAQQWLTKPQMASVGACCLVGVICDGTLYVANLGDSRAVLGRLVRATGEVLALQLSAEHNASIESVRQELHSMHPDDPQIVVLKHNVWRVKGLIQISRSIGDLYLKNAEYNKEPLYAKFRLREPFTRPILSADPAISVHELQPHDQFLILASDGLWEHLSNQEAVDIVQNSSHKGSARRLVKAALQEAAKKREMRYSDLKKIDRGVRRHFHDDISVIVVFLDSNLVSRASSLRGPSVSLKGGGMNFPAKSLAPTPA; encoded by the exons ATGTTATCAAGGTTGATAAATTTCTTGAAGGCATGTTGCCGGTCATCGGCGGATCGTTATGTACATAGTGCTACAGATTCAGCTGGACGGCAAGATGGACTTTTTTGGTATAAGGACAGTGGACAACACTTACTTGGTGAGTTCTCTATGGCAGTTGTTCAGGCCAACAATTTGCTGGAGGATCAGAGCCAGATTGAGTCAGGTTCTTTGAGCTTGCTTGATTCTGGCCCATATGGAACGTTTGTTGGGGTATATGATGGTCATGGTGGGCCTGAAACATCACGGTATATCAATGATCACCTCTTTCAGAATCTCAAGA GGTCTGCAGCTGAACAAAATTCCATGTCTGTTGATGTAATACGAAAAGCGTTTCAAGCAACAGAGGAGGGATTCATTTCTCTAGTTGCTCAGCAGTGGCTAACGAAACCTCAGATGGCTTCTGTTGGAGCATGCTGTCTGGTTGGGGTGATCTGTGATGGGACCCTTTATGTTGCCAACCTTGGTGATTCCCGGGCTGTTTTGGGGAGACTTGTCAGGGCTACAGGAGAGGTTCTAGCCCTTCAGCTTTCAGCTGAGCATAATGCAAGTATTGAGTCTGTCAGACAGGAATTGCATTCTATGCATCCGGATGACCCACAGATAGTCGTTCTGAAGCATAATGTATGGCGTGTAAAGGGTCTGATACAG ATTTCGAGATCTATTGGCGATTTATATCTCAAAAATGCTGAGTACAATAAAGAGCCATTGTATGCAAAATTTCGTTTGCGAGAACCTTTTACGAGGCCCATATTGAGTGCGGATCCAGCGATTTCAGTGCATGAACTCCAGCCACATGATCAATTTCTCATCCTTGCTTCCGACGGTCTTTGGGAACATCTTAGCAATCAAGAGGCAGTtgatattgtccaaaatagcTCTCACAAA GGAAGTGCTCGGCGGCTTGTAAAAGCTGCACTGCAAGAAGCGGCAAAGAAAAGGGAGATGAGATATTCTGATTTAAAGAAGATTGATCGTGGTGTGAGGAGACATTTTCATGATGATATCTCAGTCATAGTCGTGTTTCTTGATTCAAATCTTGTGAGTAGAGCCAGCTCACTTAGAGGGCCCTCTGTATCTCTGAAAGGAGGTGGTATGAACTTCCCAGCAAAAAGTCTGGCTCCCACTCCCGCATAA
- the LOC101243949 gene encoding CSC1-like protein At4g35870 has translation MIQSSFSADSPSMAANSTFSPPPAAGDGDFNYDVAWYGNIQYLLNISAIGALTCLLIFIFGKLRSDHRRMPGPTAIVSKLLAAWHATGVEIARHCGADAAQYLLIEGGSSALLLFLALLSLAVMLPLNIYAGKAPMADQFSKTTINHIEKGSPLLWIHFIFVVIVVVLVHYGISEIQERLKITRLRDGYGNPSNSGTNVSAIFSIMVQGVPKTLGFDKTPLVEYFQHKYPGKVYRVVVPMDLCALDDLATELVKVREDISKLVSRIELRGYLNEGEEDEYNNDSVNGRGLLERLCFLWRKAKDTWYHVVDQLGFSDEERLRKLQELRADLEMEMASYKEGRARGAGVAFVVFKDVFTANKAVQDLRNEKRRRYGRFFSVIELQLQRNQWKVERAPLATDIYWNHLGSTKFSLKLRRVLVNTCLLLMLLFCSSPLAVISAIQSAGRIINAEAMDHAQMWLNWVQGSSWLATIIFQFLPNVLIFVSMYIVVPSVLSYLSKFEQHLTVSGEQRAELLKMVCFFLVNLILLRALVESTLEGALLSMGRCYLDGEDCKKIEQYMTASFLTRTCLSSLAFLITSSFLGISFDLLAPIPWIKKKLQKFRKNDMLQLVPERSEEYPLENQDIDSLERPLIHERSSTVIADNNGFLHDASPNEIDFPGQDLSEYPPVSRTSPVPKPKFDFAQYYAFNLTIFALTLIYCSFAPLVVPVGAVYFGYRYLVDKYNFLFVYRVRGFPAGNDGRLMDTVLSIMRFCVDLFLLSMLLFFSVRGDSTKLQAIFTLGLLVVYKLLPSDKDSFQPALLQGIQTIDNIVEGPTDYEVFSQPTFDWDTYNS, from the coding sequence atgaTCCAATCCAGCTTCTCTGCAGACTCACCTTCCATGGCAGCCAATTCCACTTTCTCTCCTCCGCCGGCCGCCGGTGACGGAGACTTCAATTACGACGTCGCTTGGTATGGTAACATCCAGTACCTCCTCAATATCTCCGCCATTGGAGCTTTGACTTGCCTTCTTATTTTCATCTTCGGGAAGCTTCGAAGCGACCACCGTCGCATGCCCGGTCCCACTGCCATTGTCTCCAAGCTCTTAGCTGCCTGGCACGCCACTGGTGTTGAAATCGCCCGCCACTGCGGGGCTGACGCTGCTCAATATCTCCTTATTGAGGGCGGCAGCTCTGCCCTGCTATTATTCCTCGCCCTTCTTTCTCTTGCTGTAATGCTGCCGTTGAATATATATGCTGGTAAGGCTCCTATGGCTGATCAGTTTTCAAAGACTACAATAAACCATATAGAAAAAGGTTCTCCATTACTCTGGATTCACTTtatatttgttgttattgttgttgttttggtACATTATGGTATAAGTGAAATACAAGAAAGGTTGAAAATTACTAGACTTAGAGACGGCTATGGAAATCCGAGTAATTCTGGTACAAATGTCAGTGCAATTTTTTCCATTATGGTGCAGGGTGTACCTAAGACCTTAGGTTTTGATAAGACACCTTTAGTGGAGTATTTTCAGCATAAATATCCGGGGAAGGTGTATAGAGTAGTTGTCCCTATGGATTTGTGTGCTCTGGATGATTTAGCTACAGAGTTGGTGAAGGTTCGGGAAGATATCTCTAAACTAGTCTCAAGAATTGAGTTACGGGGTTATTTGAATGAGGGTGAGGAAGACGAGTATAATAATGATAGTGTGAACGGGCGGGGCTTGTTAGAACGACTGTGCTTTTTGTGGAGAAAGGCTAAGGATACATGGTATCATGTTGTGGATCAATTAGGTTTCTCAGATGAAGAGAGATTAAGAAAATTGCAAGAGTTGAGAGCTGATTTGGAGATGGAAATGGCATCTTATAAAGAAGGGAGGGCAAGAGGTGCTGGTGTAGCTTTTGTGGTATTTAAGGACGTATTCACAGCTAATAAGGCTGTCCAGGACCTCCGGAATGAGAAGAGGAGGCGATATGGTCGATTCTTCTCAGTCATTGAGTTGCAACTACAGAGGAACCAGTGGAAAGTGGAGAGAGCTCCTTTAGCTACTGACATATACTGGAACCACCTGGGATCAACAAAGTTCTCCTTAAAGCTGCGCAGAGTGTTGGTGAACACATGCCTATTGTTGATGTTGCTATTCTGCAGTTCTCCACTAGCTGTGATTAGTGCTATTCAAAGTGCAGGGAGAATAATCAATGCTGAAGCTATGGATCATGCTCAGATGTGGCTGAACTGGGTGCAGGGCTCGAGCTGGCTAGCAacaataatatttcaatttttgccCAATGTTCTGATTTTTGTGAGCATGTACATTGTTGTCCCTTCAGTTCTTTCTTATCTTTCTAAATTTGAACAACATCTTACTGTATCTGGTGAGCAAAGGGCTGAGCTACTGAAAATGGTTTGCTTCTTTCTGGTAAATCTCATTCTGCTTAGGGCTCTGGTCGAATCTACTCTTGAGGGTGCTCTCTTAAGTATGGGTCGGTGTTATTTGGATGGAGAAGATTGCAAAAAGATCGAGCAGTACATGACTGCTTCCTTTTTGACAAGGACATGCCTCTCGTCTCTTGCATTTTTAATTACAAGCAGTTTTTTGGGTATATCTTTTGATTTATTAGCTCCAATTCCTTGGATTAAGAAGAAGCTTCAAAAGTTCCGTAAAAATGACATGCTTCAGTTGGTACCAGAACGGAGTGAGGAGTACCCATTGGAAAATCAAGACATTGATAGTTTGGAGAGGCCTCTGATTCATGAAAGGAGTTCAACTGTGATTGCTGACAACAATGGATTTTTACACGATGCCTCTCCAAATGAAATTGATTTCCCTGGACAAGATTTGTCTGAATACCCTCCAGTCAGCCGAACCTCACCAGTTCCAAAGCCGAAGTTTGATTTTGCACAGTATTATGCTTTCAATCTGACAATATTTGCCCTAACCCTGATCTATTGTTCGTTTGCTCCTCTGGTGGTTCCTGTTGGTGCAGTTTACTTTGGGTACCGGTATTTAGTTGACAAGTACAACTTCCTGTTTGTATACAGAGTGCGAGGTTTCCCTGCTGGTAATGATGGGAGGTTGATGGATACTGTATTATCTATCATGAGGTTTTGTGTTGACTTGTTCCTCCTTTCAATGCTACTTTTCTTTTCTGTACGAGGAGACTCAACTAAGCTTCAAGCCATATTCACACTTGGATTGTTAGTGGTGTATAAACTCTTGCCCTCTGATAAGGATTCTTTTCAGCCAGCGTTATTACAAGGCATACAGACTATTGACAACATTGTCGAAGGGCCAACTGATTATGAGGTTTTCTCACAACCTACATTTGATTGGGATACGTATAATTCATGA
- the LOC109119535 gene encoding uncharacterized protein, with the protein MYHSSVKSIFVEEQNDVPPICPKPRKLGSTTTLPEFLKSLNCNDNSQKNFDGRSGILNIVAEKTRDGRNSPSCYSGSPPGRTSNPLVQDVQFIQQMEHFSPLTRTNLSDKFGFTSVSPA; encoded by the exons ATGTATCATTCTTCAGTGAAGAGCATTTTTGTTGAGGAGCAAAATGATGTTCCACCTATTTGCCCTAAACCTAGAAAACTTGGATCCACTACTACTCTTCCTGAATTTCTCAAATCCCTAAATTGTAACGATAACAG CCAGAAGAATTTTGATGGAAGAAGTGGGATTCTCAACATTGTTGCTGAAAAG ACAAGAGATGGAAGAAATTCACCATCATGTTACTCAGGGTCTCCTCCAGGGAGAACAAGTAATCCTTTGGTACAAGATGTACAATTTATTCAgcaaatggaacatttttcaCCTTTAACAAGAACTAATTTGTCTGATAAATTTGGTTTTACCTCTGTCTCTCCAGCTTGA